A genomic region of Caldicellulosiruptor acetigenus contains the following coding sequences:
- the ligA gene encoding NAD-dependent DNA ligase LigA yields MSEFIKKRIRELVDLINYHDYKYYVEDNPEISDYEYDMLYRELVELEKQYPEYVFPDSPTQRVGGKVKEGFKEVVHRVPLLSLSNVFNEGELYDFDRRLKELLGTSNFDYVVEYKIDGLSVALEYENGLFVRGATRGDGNVGEDVTENLKTIRSIPLRLKEDISIVVRGEVFMPKDEFIKLNQEREENEEPLFANPRNAAAGSLRQLDPKITAQRKLDIFVFNVQWCEKEIETHAEALEFLKRLGFKVSPDYVVCRDIKEAFEAIKKIEEKRDLLPFEIDGAVVKLNQLRLRDIAGATAKSPRWAVAYKFPPEKKETKLLDIEVNVGRTGILTPTAILEPVRISGSVVSRATLHNMDYIRQKDIRIGDTVIVQKAAEIIPEVVEVVFSKRTGQERIFEMPKKCPVCGADVIKFEDEVAYRCTGVECPAKSYRLILHFVSRDAMDIAGMGEMVVKTLFERGLIKTPADIYYLKFEDLVNLERFGVKSTNNLLKAIQASKNRPLDRLIYALGIRHIGQKAAKTLAEHISSIDDLFTITEDQLLSLPDFGEKMAKSVVTFFRQEQTRHLIERLKAAGVNTVSEKKAKSDILKGYTFVLTGALSKYSRNEAKEILESLGAKVTESVSKKTTAVIVGQDPGSKFTKAQQLGVKILNEEDFEKLVKASSCEEVEKILME; encoded by the coding sequence ATGAGTGAGTTTATAAAAAAGAGAATAAGAGAGCTTGTTGATCTTATCAATTATCATGATTATAAATACTATGTTGAAGATAATCCAGAAATTAGCGACTATGAATATGATATGTTATATCGTGAGCTTGTTGAGCTTGAAAAGCAATACCCTGAATATGTGTTTCCAGATTCTCCTACTCAAAGGGTTGGTGGAAAGGTAAAAGAGGGCTTTAAAGAGGTTGTACATCGTGTGCCTCTTCTTTCACTTTCAAACGTGTTCAATGAAGGGGAACTTTACGATTTTGACAGAAGACTAAAGGAACTTCTTGGTACATCTAATTTTGACTATGTTGTTGAGTACAAGATTGACGGGCTTTCTGTTGCACTTGAGTATGAAAATGGTCTTTTTGTCCGAGGTGCAACCCGTGGGGATGGGAATGTAGGCGAGGATGTGACAGAAAACTTAAAGACTATAAGGTCTATTCCGCTAAGGCTCAAAGAGGACATCTCAATAGTTGTGCGCGGCGAGGTGTTCATGCCAAAGGATGAGTTTATAAAGCTCAACCAGGAAAGGGAAGAGAATGAAGAACCTCTTTTTGCAAATCCACGAAATGCAGCGGCGGGGTCGCTTCGTCAGCTTGACCCAAAAATAACAGCCCAAAGAAAGCTTGATATATTTGTGTTCAATGTCCAATGGTGTGAAAAAGAGATTGAAACACATGCAGAAGCGCTTGAGTTTTTAAAGCGTCTTGGTTTTAAAGTTTCACCTGACTATGTTGTTTGCAGGGATATTAAAGAAGCATTTGAAGCTATAAAGAAGATTGAAGAAAAAAGGGACTTGCTTCCTTTTGAGATAGACGGTGCTGTTGTAAAGCTGAACCAGCTAAGACTGAGAGATATTGCGGGTGCGACTGCAAAGTCGCCAAGATGGGCTGTTGCTTATAAATTCCCGCCTGAAAAAAAGGAGACAAAGCTTTTGGATATTGAAGTCAATGTGGGACGAACAGGTATTCTTACACCAACAGCAATTTTAGAGCCTGTTAGAATTTCAGGTTCTGTTGTTTCAAGAGCAACTCTTCATAACATGGACTATATAAGGCAAAAAGACATTAGAATTGGCGACACTGTGATAGTGCAGAAAGCTGCAGAGATTATTCCTGAGGTTGTTGAGGTTGTGTTTTCAAAACGAACGGGGCAAGAAAGAATTTTTGAGATGCCCAAAAAATGTCCTGTTTGCGGAGCTGATGTTATAAAATTTGAAGATGAGGTTGCTTACAGGTGCACAGGTGTTGAATGCCCTGCTAAAAGTTACAGGTTAATTTTGCACTTTGTTTCGCGCGATGCGATGGACATCGCCGGCATGGGCGAAATGGTTGTAAAAACCTTGTTTGAAAGAGGTCTTATAAAGACTCCTGCAGATATTTACTATTTGAAGTTTGAAGACTTGGTAAATTTAGAGCGTTTTGGCGTAAAGTCGACAAATAATTTGTTGAAAGCTATACAGGCATCTAAAAACAGACCATTAGACAGGCTCATATACGCGCTTGGTATCAGGCACATTGGGCAAAAAGCTGCAAAAACTCTTGCTGAGCATATATCGTCTATAGATGACCTTTTTACTATAACAGAAGATCAGCTTCTAAGTCTTCCTGACTTTGGTGAAAAGATGGCTAAAAGCGTTGTGACATTTTTCAGGCAGGAGCAGACAAGACACCTAATAGAAAGATTAAAAGCAGCTGGTGTCAATACAGTTTCTGAAAAGAAAGCAAAATCGGATATTTTAAAAGGCTACACATTTGTTTTGACAGGGGCACTGTCAAAGTATAGCAGAAATGAGGCAAAAGAGATTTTAGAAAGTCTTGGGGCAAAAGTGACAGAAAGTGTATCTAAAAAGACAACAGCTGTGATTGTAGGTCAGGACCCTGGTAGCAAATTTACAAAAGCTCAGCAGCTTGGTGTTAAGATTTTGAACGAAGAGGATTTTGAAAAGTTAGTAAAAGCTTCATCCTGCGAGGAAGTAGAAAAGATTTTAATGGAGTGA
- a CDS encoding ABC1 kinase family protein: MPNTKRKRINRLKTIINVFVKHGFGYIFSSTPLVKFKRFSDNKANRGQRLKSALEELGTTFIKMGQLLANRPDLVPEDIIAELKNLQENVKSFSFDEAKSILVRNGIFDKFEYIEKEPIATASIGQVHIGYIDGKKVAVKIRRPNVDNEVKTDIEILKRISSILDKYSPVKNIVSFSDIVNEVANVLLKEIDFRFEQNNIKKLRKALSTKEVIIPDVYDELCSEEVLVTSFVDASTLGTIEIEKIPLIERVKLGKKLVNLYLSQIFELGTFHADPHPGNILITDNHEIAFVDFGMMGYLTKQDRENLSNLLLGIVLNDKKRTLKAFKELGIIQKGIDANKFYNDIESIVNHYINQPISSIKVADVFNDVFKLTFKYKLKIPQQFVLFGRTLSLLENDIALLKVELNILEAILPYVNRLVFKNRLSKLSIANLFNILSSYFSLLEFLPKKTETILEKLEEDELTVNIEIKNIDKILHQMERLANKVSLSVILLSVSIIIAGMTVGGLLSPALYKTILSAWYLWALRLGILILIVLIIIMLVMIIRKEK, from the coding sequence TTGCCAAACACAAAAAGAAAAAGGATAAACAGGCTTAAGACTATAATAAATGTCTTTGTAAAACACGGATTTGGCTATATCTTTAGCAGCACACCACTTGTAAAATTTAAAAGGTTTTCTGATAACAAGGCAAACAGGGGTCAGAGGCTCAAAAGTGCTTTAGAGGAACTTGGAACAACATTTATAAAGATGGGTCAGCTTCTTGCTAACAGACCTGACCTTGTGCCAGAAGACATTATAGCAGAGCTTAAAAATCTTCAGGAAAACGTAAAATCATTTTCTTTTGATGAGGCAAAAAGTATTTTGGTCCGAAATGGCATCTTTGATAAGTTTGAGTATATAGAAAAAGAGCCAATTGCAACAGCTTCAATTGGCCAGGTCCACATAGGTTATATAGATGGCAAAAAGGTCGCTGTGAAAATAAGAAGACCTAATGTTGATAATGAAGTTAAAACTGATATAGAGATATTAAAAAGAATTAGTTCAATTCTGGACAAGTACTCACCAGTGAAAAATATTGTCAGTTTTTCTGATATAGTAAACGAAGTTGCAAATGTGCTTTTAAAAGAGATAGATTTCAGGTTTGAACAAAACAATATAAAAAAGCTCAGGAAAGCTCTTTCAACAAAAGAAGTTATTATTCCTGATGTGTATGATGAGCTTTGCTCTGAAGAGGTTCTTGTTACAAGTTTTGTTGATGCAAGCACCTTAGGCACTATAGAAATTGAAAAAATTCCGTTGATAGAGAGGGTGAAGCTTGGCAAAAAACTTGTAAATCTGTATCTTTCGCAGATATTTGAGCTTGGGACATTTCATGCAGACCCTCATCCAGGCAATATTTTAATTACAGATAATCACGAGATTGCCTTTGTAGACTTTGGAATGATGGGCTATCTTACCAAACAAGACAGGGAAAATCTTTCTAACTTGCTTTTGGGAATAGTTCTTAACGACAAAAAAAGGACATTAAAGGCTTTCAAAGAACTTGGAATAATTCAAAAAGGCATTGATGCCAACAAATTTTACAATGATATTGAAAGTATTGTTAATCACTATATAAACCAGCCCATCAGTTCTATTAAGGTAGCAGATGTGTTCAATGATGTTTTTAAGCTTACGTTTAAGTACAAGCTAAAAATTCCGCAGCAGTTTGTTTTGTTTGGCAGGACGCTCAGCCTTCTTGAGAATGACATTGCTCTTTTGAAAGTTGAGTTAAATATTTTGGAGGCCATTTTGCCCTATGTAAACAGGCTTGTGTTCAAAAATAGGCTTTCCAAACTCAGCATTGCTAATTTGTTTAACATCTTGTCATCTTACTTCAGTTTACTTGAGTTTTTGCCCAAAAAGACAGAGACAATATTAGAAAAGCTTGAAGAGGACGAACTTACAGTTAATATCGAGATTAAAAACATAGACAAGATTCTGCACCAAATGGAAAGACTCGCAAACAAGGTTTCGCTTTCGGTTATTCTTCTTTCAGTTAGCATAATAATTGCAGGTATGACGGTTGGAGGGTTATTATCTCCAGCCTTGTATAAAACAATTTTATCAGCATGGTATTTGTGGGCTTTAAGATTGGGTATATTAATATTGATTGTTCTTATTATCATTATGCTTGTTATGATTATCAGAAAAGAAAAATAA
- a CDS encoding phasin family protein, with amino-acid sequence MKELLEKIINIGLGVFAISKEKVEKFVNELAEKGEISKNEVQEMVNKIMEKGEEQKKELNDYIAKQVENILNKMNLATKSEVISEERIREIIREELSKINNQ; translated from the coding sequence ATGAAAGAATTATTAGAAAAGATTATCAACATTGGGCTTGGAGTTTTTGCCATCTCAAAAGAAAAGGTAGAAAAATTCGTCAATGAGCTTGCCGAAAAAGGTGAGATTAGCAAAAATGAAGTACAGGAAATGGTAAATAAGATTATGGAGAAGGGCGAAGAGCAAAAAAAGGAGCTCAACGACTATATTGCAAAACAGGTTGAAAATATTTTAAACAAGATGAACCTTGCAACAAAGTCAGAAGTTATTTCAGAAGAGAGAATAAGAGAAATAATAAGAGAAGAGCTTTCTAAAATTAACAATCAGTAA
- the cysK gene encoding cysteine synthase A: protein MIYNNITELIGKTPLVRLNKLSKEYDAEIVAKIEYFNPGGSVKDRIGLAMIEDAEKRGLINKDTVIIEPTSGNTGIALAMVCAVKGYKLILTMPETMTIERRKLLRAYGAEIVLTPGEKGMKGAIEKAFEIYNSTPNAFMPQQFENLSNPEIHKKTTALEIWNDTNGNVDIFVAGVGTGGTITGVGEVLKEKKPSVKVVAVEPFDSAVLSGEKPRPHKIQGIGAGFVPKVLNTKIYDQIIKVKAEDAYEMSRYLAREEGILVGISSGAALYGALEVAKKQENKKKMIVVLLPDTGERYLSTDLFDVGI, encoded by the coding sequence ATGATTTATAATAATATCACAGAACTTATTGGCAAAACACCACTTGTAAGATTAAATAAACTTTCAAAAGAGTATGATGCAGAAATAGTTGCAAAGATAGAATATTTTAATCCCGGCGGAAGTGTAAAGGATAGAATTGGTCTTGCTATGATTGAGGATGCTGAAAAGAGGGGCTTGATAAACAAAGACACAGTTATAATTGAGCCAACAAGCGGCAATACAGGTATTGCTCTTGCCATGGTGTGCGCTGTAAAAGGGTATAAGTTAATACTGACAATGCCAGAAACAATGACTATAGAGCGAAGAAAATTGTTGCGTGCATATGGAGCAGAAATTGTTCTGACACCTGGTGAAAAGGGTATGAAAGGTGCGATTGAAAAGGCTTTTGAGATTTATAATTCAACTCCTAATGCATTTATGCCACAGCAGTTTGAAAACCTTTCAAACCCTGAAATTCACAAAAAAACAACCGCACTTGAGATTTGGAATGATACAAATGGTAATGTTGACATATTTGTTGCTGGGGTTGGTACAGGTGGAACAATCACAGGAGTTGGTGAGGTTTTGAAAGAGAAAAAGCCGTCTGTTAAGGTTGTTGCAGTTGAACCTTTTGACTCTGCAGTTTTGTCAGGGGAAAAGCCTCGTCCTCACAAGATACAGGGAATTGGTGCAGGGTTTGTGCCAAAGGTATTAAATACAAAAATATATGACCAAATAATCAAGGTAAAAGCCGAAGATGCATATGAGATGTCAAGGTATTTGGCAAGAGAAGAAGGCATCTTGGTTGGGATATCATCTGGTGCAGCACTCTATGGTGCTTTAGAGGTTGCAAAAAAGCAAGAAAACAAAAAGAAGATGATTGTTGTTCTTCTTCCAGACACAGGGGAGAGATATTTGTCTACTGATTTGTTTGATGTCGGGATATAA
- a CDS encoding KaiC domain-containing protein, which translates to MAAKETAAQKTQDTAAPKIQETTILQDAVKLKDLSKAAPELFGVKTGVEGIDKLFYKLEFSKEQGKPVIKPLGGIPAYSVINVSGVADTGKSLFAEQFAVVQANEGNNVLYVTVETPAEFLYSSLLFRANAMNIDKSKVEENIYILDVTRDFNIRGNTNNFIKTIDNAASKFNIKNVVIDSITGLFESKEIYAREIVRTIYNFLKSKKLTTLMISQKRSGQEHLSAEAAGGYAVSHIVDGTIVFSKQVIMNKFDSSTFKKPIGEVIRLLRVDGCRMCGHDSKTYVFEIDQTGLIKVLYPLSTLTNQNSSEKE; encoded by the coding sequence GTGGCAGCAAAAGAGACAGCAGCTCAGAAAACTCAAGACACAGCAGCTCCAAAAATTCAAGAGACAACTATTCTTCAAGATGCTGTGAAGCTCAAAGACCTATCTAAAGCTGCACCTGAACTTTTTGGTGTAAAGACAGGAGTTGAAGGGATAGACAAGCTATTTTACAAGCTTGAGTTTTCAAAAGAGCAGGGAAAACCTGTGATAAAACCACTCGGTGGGATTCCTGCGTACTCGGTCATAAACGTAAGTGGTGTTGCAGACACAGGTAAAAGCCTTTTTGCTGAACAGTTTGCTGTTGTGCAGGCAAATGAAGGAAATAATGTCCTGTATGTTACCGTTGAGACACCTGCTGAGTTTTTGTACTCATCATTATTATTTCGTGCAAATGCAATGAACATCGATAAATCTAAAGTGGAAGAAAACATCTATATACTTGACGTGACAAGAGATTTTAACATCCGTGGAAATACAAACAATTTTATAAAGACCATTGATAATGCCGCATCAAAGTTTAACATAAAAAATGTTGTCATTGACTCTATCACTGGCCTTTTTGAGTCTAAAGAAATCTACGCACGAGAAATTGTAAGGACAATTTATAACTTTTTGAAGTCAAAAAAACTTACCACTCTTATGATTTCACAAAAAAGAAGTGGGCAAGAACACCTGTCAGCAGAGGCTGCAGGTGGATATGCTGTAAGCCACATTGTAGATGGTACAATTGTATTTTCAAAACAGGTTATCATGAACAAGTTTGACAGCTCTACTTTCAAAAAACCAATCGGTGAGGTTATTCGTCTTTTGAGAGTTGATGGGTGTAGAATGTGCGGTCACGACTCAAAAACATATGTGTTTGAAATAGACCAAACAGGACTTATTAAAGTGCTGTACCCTCTTTCTACTCTCACCAACCAAAACTCTAGTGAAAAGGAATGA
- a CDS encoding M48 family metalloprotease — protein MFWIKIVIANLAFLIFYILIMIALKKYIISRYEKSEEKEKEATRLNTFLIRAIFIISLAMGAIGGFLVGILDSKRHNYLADFFILLIYVLEIFIVAVFVTTTVQARILNQKVKGLFLVRQFVSGLLGYVVMLGIIFLPIVKSLRSDNIKYIYFLPVAFFIGNYLFYIIFLNLQYPKRRLNEGEEKIIKNTLKRFGIESLRVTVLDTLGQKFANLFAAGIFKPQLLVTSYALENLKEDELDAVLVHEIGHIKAKHVQKILFGWLIAILYYLALVFGLESLAGYFVSESKMLNFIRLAILLIGAIQFLFLPSYISRTAEIEADLFVLESGVKKEVYENALKTLYAINYIKADVSNALEKIQSHPSLKNRIKILAEAENKVEKGDTHKFKKIYICLATACAIFATVYLAFGLFLPQEDVKSWSQNIEKIKIEKSIPTLIEIAGSKKEIDLPAKVDITDKKDIETIVKSINKTRKKFSLANTVLNNDYHIEIFEKNGKSHLYSYSSDSGTLIKYVPAVDFNKDKPWWGVNKEIGKIILKYSYGFSNLGSGQESVSSSVYKWFVCVDRDWPKYENSAAVLIEKVKDKNIGICALKYEIKLPPWVNRKDIGDAIKEAFNVYLRKAKLYSIAPLSEKIFVDYKIVFKEYEKNKVMAGVVYSFAGFSFVNSEFAAEALGGLEVAKGEILLNSDGSIKSIFLTIPTGQGKYFSKSIERIFGSEKTKKLLLNYQFSEKIYDYAKEYLKSIGKENVKIARYVQTKPSNNWYFQQAYNLLLKVSEITGWNFIESGSIKRLYMIYNFQTPIECTHKTVFEKFNDNEALISFYNIWDVKINGKPIQSYWKFRLNMDGTYKLVDKNDQTGLLLEIVRRIEKKSES, from the coding sequence GTGTTTTGGATTAAAATTGTCATAGCAAATTTGGCATTTCTTATATTTTACATCTTAATTATGATTGCACTGAAAAAGTATATAATAAGCAGATACGAAAAAAGTGAGGAAAAAGAAAAAGAAGCAACGAGATTGAACACTTTTTTAATAAGAGCAATTTTTATAATTAGCTTAGCAATGGGAGCAATAGGCGGCTTTTTAGTTGGAATTTTGGATTCAAAAAGACACAACTACTTGGCAGACTTCTTTATATTACTAATTTATGTACTTGAAATTTTTATAGTAGCAGTATTTGTGACAACAACTGTACAAGCAAGAATTTTAAATCAGAAAGTGAAAGGTTTATTTTTGGTTCGTCAGTTTGTGTCTGGACTTTTAGGTTACGTTGTAATGCTGGGTATAATTTTTTTGCCTATTGTTAAAAGTTTAAGAAGCGATAATATTAAATATATTTATTTTCTGCCTGTTGCCTTTTTTATTGGTAATTATTTGTTTTATATAATATTTTTAAATTTGCAGTATCCAAAAAGAAGACTTAATGAGGGTGAAGAGAAGATTATAAAAAATACTTTAAAAAGGTTTGGTATTGAGTCACTCAGAGTGACTGTGCTTGATACACTTGGACAAAAATTTGCAAATCTTTTTGCGGCGGGCATTTTTAAGCCTCAGCTTTTAGTAACGTCGTATGCTTTGGAAAATCTAAAAGAAGATGAGCTTGATGCAGTTTTGGTTCACGAGATAGGTCATATAAAAGCAAAACATGTGCAGAAAATTCTATTTGGTTGGCTTATTGCGATACTTTATTATTTAGCACTTGTATTTGGTCTTGAAAGTTTAGCTGGCTATTTTGTTTCAGAATCTAAAATGTTAAATTTTATAAGATTGGCAATTTTATTGATAGGAGCAATTCAGTTTCTCTTTTTACCAAGTTATATTAGCCGAACTGCCGAAATAGAAGCTGATTTGTTTGTTTTGGAAAGTGGGGTAAAGAAAGAGGTCTATGAAAATGCTTTAAAAACTCTATATGCTATCAATTACATAAAAGCTGATGTTTCGAACGCTTTAGAAAAGATTCAGTCACACCCTTCGCTCAAAAATAGAATTAAGATATTAGCTGAAGCAGAAAACAAAGTAGAGAAAGGCGATACTCATAAATTCAAGAAAATTTATATTTGTTTGGCGACAGCCTGTGCAATATTTGCCACTGTTTATCTTGCATTTGGTCTGTTTTTGCCCCAAGAAGATGTTAAAAGTTGGTCGCAAAATATTGAAAAGATAAAAATAGAAAAGAGTATCCCTACCTTAATCGAAATTGCTGGAAGCAAAAAAGAAATTGACTTGCCAGCTAAAGTAGATATTACTGACAAAAAAGATATTGAAACTATTGTGAAAAGCATAAATAAAACAAGGAAAAAGTTTAGCTTAGCCAACACAGTTCTTAATAATGATTACCATATTGAAATATTTGAAAAAAACGGCAAATCTCATTTGTATTCTTATTCCTCAGACTCAGGTACACTTATTAAGTATGTCCCAGCAGTCGATTTTAATAAAGATAAGCCGTGGTGGGGAGTAAATAAAGAGATAGGGAAGATAATATTAAAGTACTCATATGGCTTCAGTAACTTAGGTAGCGGACAAGAGTCTGTGTCAAGCAGTGTTTATAAATGGTTTGTATGTGTTGATAGAGATTGGCCAAAATATGAAAACTCAGCGGCAGTACTTATTGAGAAGGTAAAAGATAAAAATATAGGAATTTGTGCATTAAAATATGAGATTAAACTGCCACCTTGGGTAAACAGAAAAGATATTGGAGATGCTATCAAAGAAGCATTCAATGTTTATCTGAGAAAAGCAAAACTTTATTCGATAGCTCCGCTTTCTGAAAAGATTTTTGTGGACTATAAAATTGTGTTTAAAGAGTATGAGAAAAATAAAGTCATGGCTGGGGTTGTGTATTCTTTTGCGGGTTTTTCTTTTGTGAATAGTGAATTTGCTGCAGAGGCCTTAGGGGGGCTTGAAGTTGCAAAGGGTGAAATTCTTCTGAATAGTGATGGTAGTATAAAGAGTATTTTTCTTACAATACCTACAGGACAGGGGAAGTATTTTTCAAAGTCAATCGAAAGAATATTTGGAAGTGAAAAGACAAAGAAGCTTCTTTTGAATTACCAGTTTTCAGAAAAAATCTATGACTACGCTAAAGAATATTTGAAAAGCATTGGCAAGGAAAATGTTAAAATAGCAAGATATGTTCAAACAAAGCCTTCTAACAACTGGTATTTTCAACAGGCATATAACCTTTTACTAAAAGTTTCAGAGATAACAGGATGGAACTTTATAGAATCAGGAAGCATCAAGAGGCTTTATATGATTTACAATTTTCAAACTCCTATAGAATGTACACACAAAACTGTATTTGAAAAGTTTAACGACAATGAGGCTTTGATTTCATTTTACAACATATGGGATGTTAAAATTAATGGAAAACCAATTCAAAGCTATTGGAAATTTAGGCTTAACATGGATGGGACATATAAACTTGTTGACAAAAATGACCAGACAGGTCTTTTGCTTGAGATTGTCAGAAGGATTGAAAAAAAGAGTGAGTCCTAA
- a CDS encoding transposase, which yields MFKNKPNQLSFLDLYSHIKASALYKPESLLGLFNKFIDLSNYIPSSFYKAYYKYFGKHRYFSLESMLLCFFVQKILKLNTLTQLRAVLLNSYELRSFCNLHGNVPSISTFSRFRKIFASEIQKLFQNISIHAHNISIQQCPELASILVFDTTGIVPKVRENNPKFIQSLLKNTSKANPELSSDKIYSLVYSSLPKTANANSNIRLMFVNGHFCWALKFAVITNALGIPLALVPLFDSDSPSSDPLQHKAISDSKALIPSLETLFSYLPKNFSTFIADSALDSHNIYSTLKNSFNFSKIVIPLNTRASKNTTPTSDPNIVISEDGVPICKKFNKPFKPEGKCQGKNRSLRFKWICPMSCYKDGKRICSCPQPCTTSKSGRMFYTYPDNFRSFPGINRNSQEFFDLYKKRVAVEQTIYHLKSYMGSDTTQTLDHIPIFSDFLLSAITYSLLFILAHNIKLYCSKLTIKKLSKLKKLIA from the coding sequence ATGTTCAAAAACAAACCTAATCAGCTTTCATTTTTAGACTTGTATTCCCACATAAAGGCCTCGGCTCTTTACAAGCCTGAAAGCCTCTTGGGCTTGTTCAACAAATTCATCGACTTGTCCAACTACATACCTTCTTCTTTCTACAAAGCCTACTACAAATACTTCGGTAAGCATAGATACTTCTCTTTAGAATCTATGCTTCTTTGCTTTTTTGTCCAAAAAATCCTTAAACTCAATACCTTAACCCAACTTCGCGCTGTCTTGCTTAACTCATATGAACTTCGCTCATTTTGTAATCTACATGGCAATGTCCCTTCTATCTCTACTTTCTCTCGCTTCAGAAAAATATTTGCAAGCGAAATCCAAAAACTTTTCCAAAATATCTCTATCCATGCACACAATATCTCTATCCAACAATGCCCTGAACTTGCTTCAATCCTAGTCTTCGATACAACCGGTATTGTCCCAAAGGTTCGTGAAAACAACCCTAAATTCATTCAATCACTCTTGAAAAATACCTCAAAAGCTAACCCTGAGCTGTCTTCTGACAAAATCTACTCTCTTGTTTATTCTTCTTTGCCTAAAACTGCTAACGCTAATTCTAATATCCGCCTTATGTTCGTAAATGGCCATTTCTGCTGGGCTTTAAAATTTGCTGTCATTACCAACGCTCTCGGTATTCCTTTAGCTTTAGTTCCTCTGTTTGACTCTGATTCTCCTTCGTCAGACCCACTGCAACATAAAGCTATCTCTGACTCTAAAGCTTTAATTCCTTCACTCGAAACTCTATTCTCTTATCTACCTAAAAATTTCTCTACTTTCATCGCTGACAGTGCCTTGGATTCACACAACATCTACTCCACTTTAAAAAATTCTTTCAACTTCTCCAAAATTGTTATCCCTCTAAATACAAGAGCCTCTAAAAATACTACACCTACTTCAGACCCTAATATCGTTATATCTGAAGATGGTGTCCCAATCTGCAAAAAGTTCAATAAACCTTTTAAACCTGAAGGCAAATGTCAAGGCAAAAATCGCTCATTGCGCTTTAAATGGATTTGCCCTATGTCTTGTTACAAAGACGGCAAACGCATCTGCTCTTGCCCTCAGCCTTGTACTACCTCTAAATCGGGCAGAATGTTCTATACATACCCAGATAACTTTCGCTCTTTCCCAGGAATCAACAGAAATTCCCAAGAGTTTTTTGACCTCTACAAAAAACGTGTCGCTGTAGAGCAGACTATTTACCACCTAAAATCCTACATGGGCTCTGATACAACACAAACTCTTGATCATATTCCTATTTTCTCTGATTTCTTGCTCTCTGCTATTACTTATTCGCTCTTATTTATCCTTGCTCACAACATTAAACTCTATTGTTCTAAATTAACTATCAAAAAACTGAGCAAACTTAAAAAACTTATAGCTTAA
- a CDS encoding DUF4846 domain-containing protein, with translation MVGCTSEQSQLNKKTEIAEKPKLEKKNGISSLPNTPEQSYKESLINSHGKTIGEGIKVPKGYERVEVPRGSFAEYLRNLPFKPHGTKVRYYNGEEKPNDVYVAVIDIDVSTRDLQQCADAVIRLYSEYLYKNRQYDKIHFNFTNGFRADFKKWMQGDLWK, from the coding sequence ATGGTTGGATGCACATCTGAACAATCCCAATTGAATAAAAAAACTGAAATTGCAGAAAAACCAAAGTTAGAAAAGAAGAATGGTATTTCTTCCCTGCCAAATACACCAGAACAAAGTTACAAAGAAAGTCTCATAAATAGCCATGGCAAAACGATAGGCGAAGGAATAAAAGTACCAAAAGGGTATGAAAGAGTTGAAGTTCCAAGAGGATCTTTTGCTGAATACTTGAGGAATCTACCATTCAAGCCCCATGGCACAAAAGTGAGGTACTATAATGGTGAAGAAAAACCAAACGACGTATATGTTGCAGTAATTGACATAGATGTTAGCACAAGAGATCTGCAGCAGTGTGCAGATGCTGTCATAAGGCTCTATTCAGAGTATCTTTATAAGAACAGGCAATATGATAAAATTCATTTTAACTTCACAAATGGGTTTAGAGCTGATTTTAAGAAATGGATGCAAGGCGATTTATGGAAATGA